One genomic window of Polyangium aurulentum includes the following:
- a CDS encoding L,D-transpeptidase → MATLVPPRTRALRRTEFARAGFFALVATLAGCSEAQRAPAPTPSPAAEPIPPAPAAAPAAAAVPASTTVPAAAPAPAPAPGARIWSKARFTWIHAQAGQGRGWIGYLGLGGSAPLKGGSVEAARMPGGSGGCDAWYAIEPRGFVCAGASATVNEDDPEVVQLRRDVAKLDSPWPHQYGESIWAPRYARIPTAAEQRDTEWYFDKHKENIARAREAKDPAAIEAIDKDLVGVDLSPAGEGPPQLLPFGPLVREQRKFVALGSTVAWVRSFDVDGRTFLLTADQAIVPKDRVRPYPRSTFHGLALGEDVQLPLAFFRKTPRPKWKRGEDGKLAQTAETWPRLGWVGLTGVKVEEDGKKFYETKEPGIFVRNVDAQVVEAETEAPFLTGPDKDKLKWIDVRVLNGTLVAYEGLRPVYATLISPGRGGIPFDGIDPLKTASTPTGMFRVDGKFRTSTMVSSSDENFIHSDVNWILNFSGPHALHGAYWHDAWGEPKSGGCVNMAPVDGKWIFDWTDPPVPEGWHGLRALKEFGVSTKVRIRR, encoded by the coding sequence TTGGCCACCCTCGTTCCTCCCCGCACTCGAGCCCTGCGGCGCACGGAGTTCGCCCGCGCCGGATTTTTTGCGCTCGTTGCCACCCTCGCCGGCTGCAGCGAAGCGCAACGCGCGCCCGCGCCCACGCCGAGCCCCGCGGCCGAGCCCATTCCGCCTGCTCCCGCAGCCGCTCCCGCAGCCGCGGCCGTTCCCGCCTCGACGACCGTTCCCGCAGCCGCGCCTGCGCCTGCGCCCGCGCCTGGGGCGCGCATCTGGTCGAAGGCGCGGTTCACGTGGATCCACGCGCAGGCAGGCCAGGGTCGCGGGTGGATTGGCTATCTCGGTCTCGGCGGATCGGCGCCGCTCAAGGGCGGCAGCGTCGAGGCGGCGCGCATGCCCGGCGGCTCCGGTGGCTGCGACGCCTGGTACGCGATCGAGCCGCGCGGATTCGTCTGCGCGGGCGCGTCGGCCACCGTGAACGAGGACGATCCCGAGGTCGTGCAGCTCCGCCGCGACGTGGCCAAGCTCGACTCGCCCTGGCCGCACCAGTACGGCGAATCCATCTGGGCCCCGCGCTATGCGCGCATTCCCACGGCCGCCGAGCAGCGCGATACCGAGTGGTATTTCGACAAGCACAAGGAAAACATCGCCCGCGCCCGCGAGGCCAAGGACCCGGCCGCGATCGAGGCGATCGACAAGGATCTCGTCGGCGTCGACCTCTCCCCCGCCGGCGAGGGCCCGCCGCAGCTCCTGCCTTTCGGCCCGCTCGTGCGCGAGCAGCGCAAGTTCGTCGCGCTCGGCTCCACGGTCGCGTGGGTGCGCTCCTTCGACGTCGACGGCCGCACGTTCCTGCTCACCGCCGACCAGGCAATCGTTCCCAAGGACCGCGTCCGCCCCTACCCGCGCTCGACGTTCCACGGCCTCGCGCTTGGCGAGGACGTGCAGTTGCCGCTCGCGTTCTTCCGAAAGACCCCGCGCCCGAAATGGAAGCGCGGCGAGGACGGCAAGCTCGCGCAGACGGCCGAGACCTGGCCGCGGCTCGGCTGGGTGGGCCTGACGGGCGTGAAGGTCGAGGAGGACGGCAAGAAGTTTTACGAGACCAAGGAGCCCGGGATCTTCGTGCGCAACGTGGACGCGCAGGTGGTCGAGGCGGAGACCGAGGCGCCCTTCTTGACGGGCCCGGACAAAGACAAGCTCAAATGGATCGACGTGCGCGTCTTGAATGGCACGCTCGTGGCCTACGAGGGCCTGCGCCCGGTGTATGCGACGCTCATCTCGCCCGGTCGCGGCGGCATTCCGTTCGACGGGATCGACCCGCTGAAGACCGCGTCCACGCCCACGGGCATGTTCCGGGTCGACGGCAAGTTCCGCACGTCGACGATGGTGTCGAGCTCGGACGAGAACTTCATCCACTCGGACGTGAACTGGATCCTGAATTTCAGCGGCCCGCACGCGCTGCACGGGGCCTACTGGCACGACGCCTGGGGCGAGCCGAAGAGCGGCGGGTGCGTGAACATGGCCCCCGTCGACGGGAAATGGATCTTCGACTGGACCGACCCGCCCGTCCCCGAGGGCTGGCACGGGCTGCGGGCATTGAAGGAATTCGGGGTGAGCACGAAGGTGCGGATTCGCCGATAG
- a CDS encoding hybrid sensor histidine kinase/response regulator, translating into MNDPSETANLRAMAQVVAALSAKSPEAPLERVLCAARALFGADVAAALHEADPVTALVLASDPKEAIRDGMTHAAIFGDALRTGIAEYRDGATSSPAIPKPLRGATAILPWPPGELRGAVVLVRRAGPPFSSDEQRVLASLEGLFHSLALLQHTALLADERRKRFDAIVHTLPHAMVLLDELGSEGWVNDAAGALLGLRVGAVAPEVLSAAMGTLWSRAREPAQLRKALAPLLSRIDAELRDARFAFTGPEPLVLSISSTPVTTRRSRGRLWIFIDVTAQHVAQEELEKKNVALDAARLEAEHANAAKSRFLAAMSHEIRTPMNGVLGMTGLLLDTPLDPEQRDFVETIRSSGDALLTIINDILDFSKIEAGLMELEQQPFGLRTCVEEALDLLCVQARKKKIELGAAIAPEVPSALFGDVTRLRQILVNLVGNAVKFTEKGEVVVEVGLAKEPAADAPPGAVTLHVQVRDTGIGIPPDRVDKLFRSFSQIDASITRKYGGTGLGLAISKRFVELMGGRIWAESTPGVGSTFQFTLPAMPAEDHDREGSEALAAVAQDLAGLGVLIVDDNATNRRILAEQTRAFGLSPTVAASGAEALDLLRRSATASDEGEPCPFAVALVDVLMPEMNGFELGAAIRQTPEGTKLPIVLLTSSDLATKDEAARLGATCLSKPTKQSHLFDAIMHAAFGSRARRARRARGPALDPTLGERVPLRILLAEDNVINQKVALLLLGRLGYRVDVAANGLEVLQAVAIRPYDVILMDVQMPEMDGLEATRRLRAEEGALARPRIIAMTANAMPEDRAMCIAAGMDDFITKPVRVEELVRALERSASDRAEARTSVPPPPTAPAGVLDEEALGRLDSLASLEGPDTIFTLVDDFLASHDGALEEKRAALAAADLPVLERIAHGLKSSTGMFGAARLSGKCAELERAARAADLDAAARLIEEVGVEMAEARRALEAWTAAKKASLET; encoded by the coding sequence ATGAACGACCCGTCGGAAACGGCGAACCTCCGCGCGATGGCCCAGGTCGTCGCCGCGCTGTCGGCGAAGAGCCCCGAGGCGCCGCTCGAGCGCGTCCTCTGCGCCGCGCGCGCGCTGTTCGGCGCCGACGTCGCCGCCGCCCTGCACGAGGCCGATCCCGTGACCGCGCTCGTGCTCGCGAGCGATCCGAAGGAGGCGATCCGCGACGGGATGACGCACGCGGCGATCTTCGGCGACGCCCTGCGCACAGGGATCGCCGAGTACCGCGACGGCGCGACATCCTCGCCCGCGATCCCGAAGCCGCTGCGCGGCGCCACCGCGATCCTGCCCTGGCCGCCCGGCGAGCTGCGCGGCGCGGTCGTCCTCGTGCGTCGCGCGGGGCCGCCATTCTCGAGCGACGAGCAGCGCGTCCTCGCGTCCCTCGAAGGCCTGTTCCACTCGCTCGCGCTGCTCCAGCACACGGCCCTGCTCGCGGACGAGCGCCGAAAGCGCTTCGACGCGATCGTCCACACGCTGCCTCACGCCATGGTGCTCCTCGACGAGCTCGGATCGGAGGGGTGGGTGAACGACGCGGCCGGGGCGCTGCTCGGCCTGCGCGTGGGGGCCGTGGCGCCGGAGGTGCTCTCGGCCGCGATGGGGACGCTCTGGTCGCGCGCCCGCGAGCCCGCGCAGCTCCGCAAGGCGCTCGCCCCGCTGCTGTCGCGAATCGACGCGGAGCTGCGCGACGCCCGCTTCGCCTTCACGGGCCCCGAGCCGCTCGTCCTCAGCATCTCGAGCACGCCCGTCACCACGCGCCGCTCGCGCGGACGGCTGTGGATCTTCATCGACGTGACCGCGCAGCACGTCGCGCAGGAGGAGCTCGAAAAGAAGAACGTGGCGCTCGACGCCGCCCGCCTCGAGGCCGAGCACGCGAACGCGGCGAAGTCGCGGTTTCTGGCCGCGATGAGCCACGAGATCCGCACGCCCATGAATGGCGTCCTCGGCATGACGGGGCTGCTCCTCGACACGCCGCTCGATCCGGAGCAGCGCGACTTCGTCGAGACGATCCGCTCGAGCGGCGACGCGCTGCTCACGATCATCAACGACATCCTCGATTTCTCGAAGATCGAGGCCGGCCTCATGGAGCTGGAGCAGCAGCCGTTCGGGCTGCGCACGTGCGTCGAGGAGGCGCTCGATCTGCTGTGCGTTCAGGCGCGGAAGAAGAAGATCGAGCTCGGCGCCGCGATCGCCCCCGAGGTGCCGAGCGCGCTGTTCGGCGACGTCACGCGCCTGCGGCAGATCCTCGTGAACCTCGTCGGCAACGCCGTGAAGTTCACCGAAAAAGGCGAGGTCGTCGTCGAGGTCGGTCTCGCGAAAGAGCCCGCCGCCGACGCCCCGCCCGGCGCCGTCACCCTGCACGTGCAGGTGCGGGACACGGGGATCGGCATCCCGCCCGATCGCGTGGACAAACTCTTCCGGTCGTTCAGCCAGATCGACGCGTCCATCACCCGGAAATACGGCGGCACGGGGCTCGGGCTCGCGATCAGCAAGCGCTTCGTCGAGCTGATGGGCGGCCGGATCTGGGCCGAGAGCACGCCGGGCGTGGGCTCGACGTTCCAGTTCACGCTCCCCGCCATGCCCGCCGAGGACCACGACCGCGAGGGCTCCGAGGCCCTCGCCGCGGTGGCGCAAGACCTCGCAGGCCTCGGGGTGCTCATCGTCGACGACAACGCGACAAACCGCCGCATCCTCGCCGAGCAGACGCGCGCATTCGGCCTGTCGCCCACCGTGGCCGCGTCGGGCGCAGAGGCGCTCGATCTGTTGCGCCGGTCCGCCACAGCGAGCGACGAAGGCGAGCCTTGCCCGTTCGCGGTGGCGCTCGTCGACGTGCTGATGCCCGAGATGAACGGCTTCGAGCTCGGCGCCGCCATCCGGCAGACGCCCGAGGGGACGAAGCTGCCGATCGTGCTGCTCACGTCGAGCGATCTCGCGACGAAGGACGAGGCGGCGAGGCTCGGCGCGACGTGCCTCTCGAAGCCGACGAAGCAATCGCACCTCTTCGACGCGATCATGCACGCCGCCTTCGGCTCGCGGGCGCGCAGGGCGCGCAGGGCGCGCGGGCCGGCGCTCGATCCGACGCTCGGCGAGCGGGTCCCGCTCAGGATCCTGCTCGCGGAGGACAACGTCATCAATCAGAAGGTCGCGCTTCTATTGCTCGGGCGGCTCGGCTATCGCGTCGACGTCGCCGCGAACGGGCTCGAGGTGCTGCAAGCGGTCGCGATCCGCCCGTACGACGTCATCCTGATGGACGTGCAAATGCCCGAGATGGACGGCCTCGAGGCGACGCGTCGATTGCGCGCGGAGGAGGGCGCCCTCGCGAGGCCGCGCATCATCGCGATGACCGCGAACGCAATGCCCGAGGATCGCGCCATGTGCATCGCCGCGGGCATGGACGATTTCATCACGAAGCCGGTGCGCGTCGAGGAGCTGGTCCGGGCGCTCGAGCGCTCGGCCTCGGATCGCGCCGAAGCGCGCACGAGCGTGCCCCCGCCGCCGACCGCGCCTGCCGGCGTGCTCGACGAGGAGGCGCTCGGGCGCCTCGACAGCCTGGCCTCGCTCGAGGGCCCCGACACCATCTTCACGCTCGTGGACGATTTTCTCGCGAGCCACGACGGCGCGCTCGAAGAGAAGCGGGCGGCGCTCGCGGCGGCCGATTTACCCGTGCTCGAGCGGATCGCCCACGGCCTCAAGAGCAGCACCGGCATGTTCGGCGCGGCGCGCCTGTCGGGCAAATGCGCCGAGCTCGAGCGCGCCGCGCGCGCGGCAGACCTCGACGCGGCGGCGAGGCTGATCGAGGAGGTCGGCGTCGAGATGGCCGAAGCCAGGCGCGCCCTCGAGGCGTGGACGGCGGCGAAGAAAGCGAGCCTGGAGACGTAG
- a CDS encoding alpha/beta fold hydrolase, which yields MPGTSIQRNNARIVGTASRTVILAHGFGTDQTAWRHQEADLARDHRVVLFDHVGAGRSDLAAYSPRRYQSLRSYAADMLELFDDLGLGEVDYVGHSMSGMIGLLAALDEPERFRKMIFIGASPRYLNDEGYCGGFEQKDIDALFEAMTGSYHAWASGFAGVAMGNPDRPELAQEFAATLCAIRPDIALAVSRLIFLSDHREDLPKLRVPTLIVQTKSDVAVPREVGEYLARHIPSAEIDVIDAQGHLPHMSAPAAVTAAIRAYLG from the coding sequence ATGCCAGGCACATCGATCCAGCGCAACAACGCGCGAATCGTCGGCACGGCCAGCCGCACGGTGATTCTGGCGCACGGCTTCGGCACCGATCAGACCGCGTGGCGCCACCAGGAGGCGGATCTCGCCCGGGATCACCGCGTCGTGCTCTTCGATCACGTGGGCGCCGGCCGCTCGGATCTCGCCGCGTACAGCCCCCGCAGGTATCAAAGCCTGCGCAGCTATGCCGCCGACATGCTCGAGCTGTTCGACGACCTCGGCCTCGGCGAGGTCGACTACGTGGGCCACTCGATGAGCGGCATGATCGGCCTGCTCGCCGCCCTGGACGAGCCCGAGCGCTTCCGCAAGATGATCTTCATCGGCGCCTCGCCCCGATACCTGAACGACGAGGGCTATTGCGGCGGGTTCGAGCAAAAAGACATCGACGCGCTCTTCGAGGCCATGACGGGCAGCTATCACGCCTGGGCGAGCGGGTTCGCAGGGGTCGCGATGGGAAACCCGGACAGACCCGAGCTCGCGCAGGAGTTTGCCGCGACGCTCTGCGCGATCCGCCCCGATATCGCCCTCGCCGTCTCCCGGCTGATCTTCCTGTCCGACCACCGCGAGGACCTGCCCAAGCTCCGCGTCCCCACGCTGATCGTGCAAACGAAGAGCGACGTGGCCGTCCCGCGCGAGGTGGGCGAGTACCTCGCGCGCCACATCCCCTCGGCCGAGATCGACGTCATTGACGCCCAAGGCCATCTGCCGCACATGAGCGCTCCCGCCGCGGTGACCGCTGCGATCCGCGCTTATCTCGGATGA
- a CDS encoding aldo/keto reductase, giving the protein MNTMKAPSPTFTIGGDMPVRRLGYGAMYLTGPGMWGPPADPDAAIRLLRRAVDLGVNFIDTADSYGPATNEQIIRRALHPYPAGLVITTKGGLLRSGPEDWTRRDRPYIVPCGRPAYLRQQVELSLRNLGLERIDLYQLHRIDPAVPLADQLGELVRLREQGKIRHIALSGQPEVTLEQLEKARQITEIVAVENLYNVADRAGEAVMRHCEAQGIAFIPWFPMGHGALAGPDSILAGFAHKRGVKPAQLALAWLLHKSPAILAIPGTSSIKHLEENLRASQLMLDEKEMAELETIASSVATWRPVAQPETSTLEEAS; this is encoded by the coding sequence ATGAATACGATGAAAGCTCCGTCGCCGACGTTCACCATCGGAGGCGATATGCCCGTGCGCCGTCTCGGCTACGGCGCCATGTATCTGACCGGGCCCGGCATGTGGGGACCGCCGGCCGATCCTGACGCGGCCATCCGGCTCCTGCGCCGCGCGGTCGACCTCGGCGTCAACTTCATCGACACCGCCGACTCCTATGGTCCGGCCACCAATGAGCAGATCATCCGCCGCGCCCTCCATCCATACCCTGCGGGGCTGGTGATCACGACCAAGGGCGGGCTTTTGCGCTCCGGACCGGAGGACTGGACGCGCCGCGACCGGCCGTACATCGTCCCCTGCGGGCGCCCGGCGTACCTCCGCCAGCAGGTGGAGCTGAGCCTGCGCAACCTCGGGCTCGAGCGCATCGATCTCTATCAGCTCCACCGCATCGACCCGGCCGTACCGCTGGCCGATCAGCTCGGCGAGCTCGTCCGGCTCCGGGAGCAGGGCAAGATCCGCCATATCGCGCTCTCCGGGCAGCCCGAGGTCACCCTGGAGCAGCTCGAAAAAGCTCGCCAGATCACCGAGATCGTCGCCGTCGAGAACCTCTACAACGTCGCGGATCGCGCCGGGGAGGCCGTCATGCGCCATTGCGAGGCGCAGGGCATCGCCTTCATTCCGTGGTTCCCCATGGGACACGGCGCCCTCGCCGGCCCCGACAGCATCCTCGCCGGGTTTGCCCACAAGCGCGGCGTCAAGCCCGCCCAGCTTGCCCTCGCCTGGTTGCTGCACAAGTCCCCGGCGATCCTGGCCATTCCCGGCACCTCCTCCATCAAGCACCTGGAAGAGAACCTCCGCGCCTCGCAGCTCATGCTCGACGAGAAAGAAATGGCCGAGCTCGAGACCATCGCATCGAGCGTGGCGACGTGGCGCCCGGTGGCACAGCCGGAGACTTCCACCCTCGAGGAGGCGTCATGA
- a CDS encoding nuclear transport factor 2 family protein — MNTAIHPNVETLRAIYADLTRLGDHAADDIVLHTAERELCIDIAGRRAVGKEAVVAKEIDLIRATGGTLVMDVEHITANDHFGAVFGVLRAQLGGETLAMPFCGLWRFRDGLITEHWENAYDVTVVQAFLAGKTGSAPT; from the coding sequence ATGAATACCGCCATTCATCCGAACGTCGAGACGCTGCGCGCAATCTACGCCGATCTGACGCGCCTCGGGGACCACGCCGCCGACGATATCGTCCTGCACACGGCCGAACGAGAGCTCTGCATCGACATCGCCGGCCGCCGCGCCGTCGGCAAGGAGGCCGTCGTCGCCAAGGAGATCGATCTGATCCGCGCGACCGGCGGGACCCTGGTGATGGACGTGGAGCACATCACCGCGAACGACCACTTCGGAGCCGTCTTCGGCGTCCTGCGGGCGCAGCTCGGCGGTGAGACCCTCGCGATGCCGTTCTGCGGGTTATGGCGCTTCCGCGACGGCCTGATCACGGAGCACTGGGAGAACGCCTACGACGTGACGGTCGTCCAGGCATTCCTCGCCGGCAAGACGGGCTCCGCGCCCACCTGA
- a CDS encoding pyridoxal-dependent decarboxylase: protein MSGEKTRTGKSSVKQYFRFGDRPFLKGAGTRSPEAWFLGTKAENADELEKLLVEALRDHSFWRRNFHPQDPTHITEQAKRHPAYLHAMDSLKDNLRSLMSFLKKSVPFFSGRYQGHMNWDTTLPSMLGYFAAMLYNPNNVAFEGSTSTTILEMIVGDDLCRMLGYTVPEDGDDAKGVVRPWGHITCGGTVANIEAIWSARNLKFYPLSLRDALKAEPALAAARDIEVTTCDGRRERLASLDAWSLLNLKVDDILALPERITDEYGISSDTITKAMSGHSLQHLGMQELYRRLGADVTASPVIFVPATKHYSFPKAAAVLGLGSANVLDVPVDCDARMSLAELERMLRDCLRERRPVITVVGVIGSTEESAVDPLRGILELRYKLQKEGLSFTVHADAAWGGYFASILRPDEGPRARDERTGPAPEIGMSGYVTSQFSALGRADSITVDPHKSGYIPYPAGALCYRNSAMRDMVTFKAPYILHGDAEPTVGIYGLEGSKPGAAVAAVYLSHKVIRPTRSGYGQIHRRALFNCKRFYARLLSMATPQDRFVVVPVPRLPAEITGADVETEQRFIRERIDRRSVDDLLSDPEAMALLPEIGPDQNILTYAINFKNPDGSLNTSLELANRLNKAIYDLLSIDPGDDIYGYKMIVSTTDFSEEHYGKVFIEDYKRRLGVSSSPGTTITVLRSTTMEPWIVEASEGTMLDVLEHELRDAIFKSMMRDSMFQIFEEIDANRDGVLDVPEMMAKFREKGYRDTEIDEFLRLCDIDRSGTVSMDEFLGAFSQFVAKGALTASR, encoded by the coding sequence ATGAGCGGCGAAAAGACCCGGACGGGCAAGTCGAGCGTCAAGCAGTATTTCCGGTTCGGCGATAGACCCTTTCTCAAGGGCGCGGGGACGAGGTCGCCGGAGGCGTGGTTTCTGGGCACCAAGGCCGAGAACGCGGACGAGCTCGAGAAGCTCCTCGTGGAGGCGCTCCGGGATCACTCCTTCTGGCGGCGGAACTTCCACCCGCAGGATCCCACGCACATCACCGAGCAGGCCAAGCGGCACCCGGCGTACCTCCACGCGATGGACTCGCTGAAGGACAACCTGCGGTCGCTCATGTCGTTCCTCAAGAAATCGGTGCCCTTCTTCAGCGGCCGATATCAGGGGCACATGAACTGGGACACGACGCTCCCCAGCATGCTGGGTTATTTCGCGGCGATGCTCTACAACCCCAACAACGTCGCGTTCGAGGGGTCGACGTCGACGACCATCCTCGAGATGATCGTGGGCGACGATCTGTGCCGCATGCTCGGCTACACCGTGCCGGAGGACGGCGACGACGCGAAGGGGGTCGTGAGGCCCTGGGGGCACATCACTTGCGGCGGGACCGTGGCCAACATCGAGGCCATCTGGTCGGCGAGGAATCTGAAGTTTTACCCGCTCTCGCTCCGCGATGCATTGAAGGCAGAGCCGGCCCTCGCCGCGGCGCGCGACATCGAGGTGACCACGTGCGACGGCAGGCGAGAGCGCCTCGCCTCGCTCGACGCGTGGTCGCTGCTGAACCTCAAGGTGGACGACATCCTCGCGCTGCCCGAGCGCATCACCGACGAATACGGCATCTCGAGCGATACGATCACGAAGGCCATGTCGGGCCATTCGCTCCAGCACCTCGGAATGCAGGAGCTGTACAGGCGCCTCGGGGCGGACGTGACCGCTTCGCCCGTGATCTTCGTCCCCGCCACCAAGCACTATTCATTTCCCAAGGCCGCGGCCGTGCTGGGCCTCGGCTCGGCCAACGTGCTCGACGTCCCCGTCGATTGCGACGCGCGGATGAGCCTGGCCGAGCTGGAGAGGATGCTGCGCGATTGCCTCCGGGAGCGGCGGCCCGTGATCACGGTGGTGGGCGTCATCGGCAGCACGGAGGAGAGCGCCGTGGACCCGCTCCGGGGCATTCTCGAGCTGCGCTACAAGCTCCAGAAGGAGGGCCTGTCGTTCACGGTTCACGCGGACGCGGCGTGGGGTGGATATTTCGCCTCGATCCTGCGGCCCGACGAGGGGCCGCGCGCGAGAGACGAGCGCACGGGGCCGGCGCCCGAGATAGGCATGAGCGGGTATGTGACGTCGCAGTTCTCGGCGCTCGGCCGGGCGGACTCCATCACCGTGGATCCGCATAAATCGGGATACATCCCGTATCCGGCCGGGGCGCTCTGCTACCGCAATTCGGCCATGCGCGACATGGTGACGTTCAAGGCGCCCTACATCCTCCACGGGGACGCCGAGCCTACCGTGGGGATCTACGGGCTCGAGGGCTCCAAGCCGGGCGCGGCGGTGGCGGCGGTGTACCTGAGCCACAAGGTCATTCGACCTACCCGGAGCGGCTACGGGCAGATCCATCGGCGGGCCCTGTTCAATTGCAAGAGGTTCTACGCGCGGCTCCTCAGCATGGCGACCCCGCAGGATCGATTCGTGGTCGTCCCGGTCCCGCGGCTTCCCGCGGAGATCACGGGCGCCGACGTGGAGACCGAGCAGCGCTTCATCCGCGAGCGCATCGACCGGCGCAGCGTCGACGACCTCCTGTCCGACCCCGAGGCCATGGCGCTCCTGCCCGAGATCGGGCCCGATCAGAACATCCTGACCTACGCCATCAACTTCAAGAACCCGGACGGCTCGCTGAATACGAGCCTCGAGCTGGCCAACCGATTGAACAAGGCCATCTACGATCTCTTGAGCATCGATCCCGGGGACGACATCTACGGCTACAAGATGATCGTGAGCACGACGGATTTCAGCGAGGAGCACTACGGCAAGGTCTTCATCGAGGACTACAAGCGACGCCTCGGGGTCTCGTCGTCCCCCGGCACCACGATCACGGTGCTCAGGTCGACGACCATGGAGCCCTGGATCGTGGAGGCGTCCGAGGGCACGATGCTCGACGTGCTGGAGCACGAGCTCCGGGACGCGATCTTCAAATCGATGATGCGCGACTCGATGTTCCAGATCTTCGAGGAGATCGACGCCAATCGTGACGGCGTCCTCGACGTGCCCGAGATGATGGCCAAGTTCCGGGAGAAGGGCTATCGGGACACCGAGATCGACGAGTTCCTGCGCCTGTGCGACATCGACAGGAGCGGGACCGTATCCATGGACGAGTTCCTGGGGGCATTCTCTCAATTCGTGGCCAAGGGGGCGCTCACCGCGAGCAGGTGA
- a CDS encoding sigma-54-dependent transcriptional regulator has translation MNDEIDATPGPHILVVDDEPHLCELLAYRLEHHGYRVSTELSARGALEAIEQTSIDAMILDLRLDDADGLEVLSEVLKRSPDVPVVILTAHGTIETAVEAIQRGAYGFLTKPFQDYELLQKLAHAVESGRLKREVAGLRRIMGDASNDSRLLGTSEAIAAVRERIARVAPADATVLLLGESGTGKELAARSIHALSPRKAKPFIAVNCGALPAELLESELFGHVKGAFTGASRDKEGLFAAARGGTLLLDEIGEAPHAVQVKLLRVLQEKRFTKVGSSAEEEVDVRIVAATNRELRAEVSAGRFREDLFYRLHVVPILMPPLRERKDDIPLLAELFLRRAAARYNLAEPHLSPEALSVLLAHSWPGNVRELANVMEGVILLCQDKRIRPQEIKAILSPPARPPGSGPVSERTAQAEPPPAEPEPPSARWASGVGEPDAPLPPLRAARDSFERAYLVEALRRAGGNVSAAAKLAGRNRTDFHDLLRKHGLSGSDFKA, from the coding sequence ATGAACGACGAGATCGACGCCACCCCGGGTCCGCACATCCTCGTCGTCGACGATGAGCCCCACCTCTGCGAGCTGCTCGCCTACCGGCTCGAGCACCACGGCTATCGGGTCAGCACGGAGCTTTCGGCCCGCGGCGCGCTCGAGGCGATCGAGCAGACCAGCATCGACGCGATGATCCTCGACCTGCGCCTCGACGACGCCGACGGCCTCGAGGTGCTCTCCGAGGTGCTGAAGCGCTCGCCCGACGTGCCCGTCGTCATCCTCACGGCGCACGGGACGATCGAGACCGCGGTGGAGGCGATCCAGCGGGGCGCCTACGGGTTTTTGACCAAGCCCTTCCAGGATTACGAGCTGCTCCAGAAGCTCGCGCACGCGGTCGAGAGCGGGCGGCTCAAGCGCGAGGTGGCGGGTCTGCGGCGCATCATGGGGGACGCGAGCAACGACAGCCGGCTGCTCGGGACCAGCGAGGCGATCGCGGCCGTGCGCGAGCGCATCGCCCGGGTGGCGCCCGCGGACGCCACCGTGCTCTTGCTCGGCGAGTCGGGCACGGGCAAGGAGCTGGCGGCGCGCTCGATTCACGCCCTTTCACCGCGAAAGGCGAAGCCGTTCATCGCGGTCAATTGCGGCGCGCTGCCGGCCGAGCTGCTCGAGAGCGAGCTGTTCGGGCACGTCAAGGGCGCCTTCACGGGCGCGAGCCGCGACAAGGAGGGCCTGTTCGCCGCGGCGCGCGGGGGCACGCTCCTGCTCGACGAGATCGGCGAGGCGCCGCACGCGGTGCAGGTGAAGCTCTTGCGGGTGCTGCAGGAGAAGCGCTTCACGAAGGTCGGCTCGTCGGCGGAAGAGGAGGTCGACGTGCGGATCGTGGCCGCGACGAACCGCGAGCTGCGCGCCGAGGTGAGCGCGGGGCGCTTCCGCGAGGATCTTTTCTATCGGCTGCACGTCGTGCCGATCCTCATGCCGCCGCTCCGGGAGCGCAAAGACGACATCCCGCTGCTCGCCGAGCTTTTTTTGCGGCGGGCCGCCGCGCGGTACAACCTGGCCGAGCCCCACCTCTCGCCCGAGGCCTTGAGCGTGCTCCTCGCCCATTCCTGGCCCGGCAACGTCCGCGAGCTCGCCAATGTCATGGAGGGCGTGATCCTTCTTTGCCAGGACAAACGAATCCGGCCGCAGGAGATCAAGGCCATTCTGTCTCCGCCCGCGCGCCCGCCCGGCTCGGGGCCGGTCTCCGAGCGGACCGCGCAGGCCGAGCCGCCGCCCGCCGAGCCGGAGCCCCCGTCGGCGCGGTGGGCCTCGGGCGTCGGCGAGCCGGACGCCCCGCTGCCTCCGCTGCGCGCGGCGCGCGACTCCTTCGAGCGAGCTTATCTCGTCGAGGCGCTCCGCCGCGCGGGCGGCAATGTCAGCGCGGCGGCCAAGCTCGCGGGTCGTAATCGCACCGATTTCCACGACCTGCTCCGCAAGCACGGCCTCTCGGGATCCGACTTCAAGGCGTGA